A region of uncultured Desulfobacter sp. DNA encodes the following proteins:
- the radC gene encoding DNA repair protein RadC: MPRRLSDIPKHNRPREKMLQNGPGALGDDELVAILLGSGTKGHDVMTVAARIVRMVDAHKGQPDLRDLQQLEGVGPAKAMLVAAALEFARRRIHPEGLKIKTPLDALPLIRHYGDRKQEYFLCISLNGANEVITHRVVSIGLVNQTQVHPREVFADPITDRASAVILAHNHPSGDMTPSRADIKLTRQLQEAGNTLGIAVLDHIIFSPKGHYSFLENGYLG; this comes from the coding sequence ATGCCCAGACGACTGTCCGATATCCCCAAACACAACCGTCCCCGGGAAAAAATGCTGCAAAACGGCCCGGGTGCCCTAGGCGATGATGAACTGGTGGCCATTCTGCTGGGTTCCGGCACCAAAGGCCATGATGTCATGACCGTGGCTGCCCGGATTGTCCGGATGGTGGATGCCCATAAGGGGCAGCCTGATCTCAGGGATCTCCAGCAACTGGAAGGCGTGGGCCCGGCCAAAGCCATGCTGGTTGCCGCAGCCCTGGAGTTTGCCCGGCGCCGCATTCATCCCGAAGGACTCAAGATCAAAACGCCCCTGGATGCATTGCCCCTGATCCGGCACTATGGAGACCGGAAACAGGAATACTTTTTATGCATTTCCCTGAACGGTGCCAATGAGGTGATCACCCATCGCGTGGTCTCCATTGGACTTGTGAACCAGACCCAGGTTCATCCCAGGGAGGTGTTTGCCGACCCCATAACCGACCGGGCCTCGGCGGTGATCCTGGCCCATAATCATCCATCGGGTGACATGACGCCGAGCCGGGCCGATATCAAACTGACCCGGCAGCTCCAGGAGGCCGGAAATACCCTGGGCATTGCCGTTCTGGATCATATTATTTTCAGTCCCAAAGGCCATTACAGCTTTCTGGAAAATGGATATCTGGGGTAA
- a CDS encoding class I SAM-dependent DNA methyltransferase, giving the protein MTPEELKQLENDLWRSADTLRANSDLKSSEYSTPVLGLIFLKFADNRYHRFEKEILKEYARLKGSRAEKKLSDIAIEKCGFYLPDHARYDYLLNLPEEKDIAGAIKKAMAAVEEYKPELSGVLPQEEYFRLTRTDKSIPGQLLKNFSNISQTADGDMFGQIYEYFLGNFAMAEGQGGGEFFTPRSVVQLMVEIIEPFGGTVFDPACGSGGMFVQSKKFMDRHRDELQNGNGRDIYVYGQEKTLETVKLARMNLAVNGLRGDVRQANTYYENPHDSLGRFDYVLTNPPFNVDDVSLSEVEKDQRFAAYGIPRKKTKAKKKDQGKETVPNANYLWINLFATSLNDKGRAALVMANSASDARHSEADIRQTLIENNLIYGMLTLPSNMFYTVTLPATLWFFDKAKADDRILFIDARNIFTPIDRAHREFSPSQINNIAVISHLRRGKQEKFVRLIDDYFEQGMEKLKENQKKVGPVCGQLLDVLENNGGKQAVADLKAQWDTLKNLESGYNAYVDSHAKALSILEKNSAQQALRQTFEPFFKGLHDGLKQLAKIIRGHEKELADAARKAKKRVTVDRKTKALKAALEELQAETRQAESSFKDILWLQERFPKAEYEDVTGLCKLATPDEVKEQDYSLNPGRYVGVVIEEDGKTEEEFVEELLKMNDELSALNEEARSLELVIDSNIRQVVGDI; this is encoded by the coding sequence ATGACCCCTGAAGAGTTAAAGCAGCTTGAAAACGATCTGTGGCGCAGCGCCGACACGCTGAGGGCCAATTCCGATCTCAAATCCAGCGAGTATTCCACGCCGGTGCTGGGATTGATTTTTCTTAAATTTGCCGACAACCGGTACCACCGGTTTGAAAAGGAGATTCTCAAAGAATACGCCAGGCTCAAAGGCAGCCGCGCGGAAAAAAAGCTGTCTGACATCGCCATAGAAAAATGCGGGTTTTACCTGCCGGACCATGCCCGGTATGATTATCTGCTTAATCTGCCCGAAGAAAAAGACATTGCCGGGGCCATCAAAAAGGCCATGGCGGCTGTGGAAGAATACAAACCCGAACTGAGCGGGGTTCTGCCCCAGGAGGAGTACTTCAGGCTGACCCGCACGGACAAAAGCATCCCCGGCCAGCTTCTGAAAAACTTCTCCAATATCAGCCAGACGGCCGACGGCGACATGTTCGGACAGATCTATGAATACTTTTTAGGCAATTTTGCCATGGCCGAGGGCCAGGGCGGCGGGGAGTTTTTTACGCCCCGGTCGGTGGTGCAGCTCATGGTGGAGATCATCGAGCCCTTTGGCGGCACGGTGTTTGACCCGGCCTGCGGCTCCGGCGGCATGTTTGTCCAGTCCAAAAAATTCATGGATCGCCATCGGGATGAACTCCAGAACGGCAATGGCCGGGATATCTATGTGTACGGCCAGGAAAAGACCCTGGAAACGGTGAAGCTGGCCCGGATGAACCTGGCGGTCAACGGGCTGAGGGGCGATGTGAGGCAGGCCAACACCTACTATGAAAATCCCCATGACAGTTTGGGCCGGTTTGACTATGTCCTGACCAATCCGCCCTTTAATGTGGATGATGTCAGTCTCAGCGAGGTGGAAAAGGACCAGCGCTTTGCCGCCTACGGCATTCCCCGCAAAAAGACCAAAGCAAAGAAAAAGGACCAGGGCAAAGAGACTGTGCCCAATGCCAATTATCTTTGGATCAACCTGTTTGCCACATCCCTGAATGACAAGGGACGGGCCGCCCTGGTCATGGCCAACTCCGCATCCGACGCCCGCCATTCCGAGGCGGATATCCGCCAGACCCTCATTGAAAACAACCTGATTTACGGCATGCTGACCCTGCCCTCCAATATGTTTTACACCGTCACCCTGCCGGCCACCCTCTGGTTCTTTGACAAGGCCAAGGCCGATGACCGCATCCTGTTCATCGACGCCCGGAACATTTTTACCCCCATTGACCGCGCCCACCGGGAGTTTTCCCCAAGCCAGATCAATAACATTGCCGTGATCAGCCATTTGCGCCGGGGAAAACAGGAGAAATTTGTCCGGCTCATTGACGATTATTTTGAGCAGGGCATGGAAAAGCTCAAAGAGAACCAAAAAAAGGTGGGGCCGGTCTGCGGGCAGCTTCTGGATGTGCTGGAAAACAACGGCGGCAAACAGGCTGTGGCAGATCTCAAGGCACAGTGGGATACCTTAAAAAATCTGGAAAGCGGGTATAACGCCTATGTTGACAGCCACGCCAAAGCGTTGTCGATTCTGGAAAAGAACAGCGCCCAGCAGGCCTTAAGGCAAACCTTTGAGCCCTTTTTTAAAGGCCTTCATGACGGATTGAAACAACTGGCAAAGATCATCCGGGGCCATGAAAAAGAGCTGGCCGATGCTGCCCGGAAGGCAAAAAAACGGGTCACCGTGGACCGGAAGACAAAGGCGCTGAAAGCGGCCCTGGAAGAGCTGCAGGCGGAAACCAGACAGGCTGAAAGTAGTTTCAAGGACATTCTCTGGCTCCAGGAGCGGTTCCCCAAGGCTGAGTATGAGGATGTCACAGGTCTTTGCAAACTGGCCACCCCGGATGAGGTGAAGGAGCAGGATTATTCCCTTAATCCGGGGCGGTATGTGGGGGTGGTGATTGAGGAGGATGGGAAGACTGAGGAGGAGTTTGTCGAGGAACTGCTGAAAATGAACGATGAGCTGTCGGCTTTGAATGAAGAGGCCCGTTCTCTTGAATTGGTTATAGACAGCAACATCCGCCAGGTTGTGGGTGATATATGA
- a CDS encoding ABC transporter permease subunit, whose protein sequence is MLFRRIYQFLIVYCLGVAGLLAVKYAAGLSNYVIPGLPLIYDTAHRMLSGYFLDVLNTLSVAVLGQLISIFMAFFVGILGRKSSFAGSFIKVMAYNIQAYPIVALAPIIFILMGDGFLSRLLIASMICYFPLLLSVLGIMASPIKDIEHFYIATGRMRWQLEVKIRAFENLNKLTTVIAGSATLAMAGTIVAEFIAADQGIGYSIRIALYQSDLACILVALFSIGIIISVYQGILETVGEQMKTKWSAPKGGDLL, encoded by the coding sequence ATGCTGTTTAGGCGAATCTACCAGTTTCTGATCGTCTATTGCTTGGGTGTTGCAGGTCTTTTGGCCGTCAAATACGCGGCCGGTCTGTCCAATTATGTTATCCCCGGTTTGCCCCTGATCTATGATACGGCCCACCGGATGCTGTCCGGCTATTTCCTTGATGTGCTGAACACCCTTTCCGTGGCTGTGCTGGGCCAGCTGATCTCCATTTTCATGGCCTTTTTTGTGGGAATCCTGGGCCGCAAATCATCCTTTGCAGGTTCATTTATCAAGGTGATGGCCTATAATATTCAGGCCTATCCCATTGTGGCCCTGGCCCCGATCATTTTTATTCTCATGGGGGACGGATTTTTATCCCGGCTGCTCATCGCCTCCATGATCTGTTATTTCCCTTTGCTCTTGTCGGTGCTGGGGATCATGGCCTCACCCATCAAGGACATTGAACATTTTTACATTGCCACGGGCCGGATGCGCTGGCAGCTGGAAGTCAAGATCCGGGCCTTTGAAAATTTGAACAAGCTGACCACGGTCATTGCAGGATCAGCCACACTGGCCATGGCCGGTACCATTGTGGCCGAGTTTATTGCAGCGGATCAAGGCATTGGTTACAGTATACGCATCGCGCTGTACCAGAGCGATCTTGCCTGCATTCTTGTGGCCCTGTTTTCCATCGGCATTATCATCTCGGTTTACCAGGGCATTCTGGAAACTGTGGGCGAACAGATGAAAACCAAATGGTCTGCGCCCAAGGGAGGGGACCTGTTATGA
- a CDS encoding restriction endonuclease subunit S — MNGWITQEIRQLGKVVTGKTPPTMDLDYYNGNELFVSPKDLDYDAYFIRETQTQITQKALEKFKNQLLPKNSIMFTSLSFAFGKIGISSRPSLTNQQINSIIINGSNYYKFIYYLLQIYRPIIFSFNSGIDTPIVIKSVFEKIEVKVPKRKIHQKKIAAILSAYDDLIENNKRRIALLEKMAEEIYREWFVRFRFPGHEKVKFVKGVPEGWSIQKIENIVGEIRKGISRKSLIGTEKYIGLEHIPRKSISIKDYTTTDSIESNKLIFKRQDILFSKIRPYLHKVALAHFDGVCSSDTIILRAKNENYIGFLLFTVFSESFIELATIASKGTKMPRADWDFLKKLELKIPTDNLLKQYQKIFDGFFSQIEKLLLSNEILTLCRDSLLPRLISDKLSVEDLDIQFPPNMQTEEET; from the coding sequence ATGAATGGTTGGATTACTCAGGAAATCCGACAGCTTGGCAAAGTAGTGACCGGGAAAACCCCGCCGACAATGGATCTTGACTATTACAATGGAAATGAACTTTTTGTATCTCCAAAAGACTTAGATTATGATGCCTACTTTATACGTGAGACTCAAACACAAATAACACAAAAAGCTCTTGAAAAGTTCAAGAACCAATTATTGCCTAAAAACAGTATTATGTTCACGAGCCTGAGTTTTGCTTTTGGAAAAATAGGAATTTCAAGCAGACCTTCTTTGACGAATCAACAAATTAATTCGATAATAATAAACGGATCAAATTACTACAAGTTTATTTACTATCTTCTACAAATATATCGGCCTATTATTTTTTCATTTAACTCAGGCATTGATACGCCGATTGTCATTAAATCAGTATTCGAAAAAATTGAAGTTAAGGTTCCAAAGCGCAAAATCCATCAGAAAAAAATAGCCGCCATACTCTCCGCCTACGACGACCTGATCGAAAACAACAAACGCCGCATCGCCCTGCTGGAAAAAATGGCCGAGGAGATCTACCGGGAATGGTTTGTACGGTTTCGGTTTCCCGGGCATGAGAAGGTGAAGTTTGTTAAGGGGGTGCCTGAGGGGTGGTCCATACAGAAAATAGAAAATATTGTTGGTGAAATCCGGAAAGGAATAAGCAGAAAGAGTCTTATTGGCACAGAAAAATATATTGGACTGGAACATATTCCTAGAAAATCAATTTCAATAAAAGATTATACAACAACAGATTCAATTGAAAGCAACAAGCTTATTTTCAAACGGCAAGATATTTTGTTTTCAAAAATTCGACCATATTTACATAAAGTGGCTTTGGCACACTTTGACGGTGTTTGCTCTTCAGATACTATTATTTTAAGGGCTAAGAATGAAAACTATATTGGCTTTTTACTGTTTACTGTTTTTAGCGAATCCTTTATTGAATTGGCAACAATTGCATCAAAAGGCACAAAGATGCCCCGTGCCGACTGGGACTTTTTGAAAAAACTTGAATTAAAAATTCCAACTGATAATTTGCTTAAACAATATCAGAAAATTTTTGATGGATTCTTCTCTCAAATAGAAAAACTTCTTCTTTCAAATGAAATTTTAACTTTATGCCGGGATTCCCTCCTCCCCCGCCTAATCTCAGACAAACTATCCGTAGAAGACCTCGACATCCAGTTTCCGCCCAACATGCAAACTGAGGAGGAGACCTAA
- a CDS encoding type I restriction endonuclease subunit R: MANYISEDQIEQAVLELLHRRFGFELLNCCTGDPEDLNDRSGRRDKRDVIFEDRLREAALRLNPGIPAAVVDQALSRLTDKRQAMSPMGANREIDALVRDGIPVEFDPVQNSKEQGRKEQARLRVIDFNRPEQNRFLAVSQLWIRGDVYFRRPDILLYVNGLPLVFIELKNSNVKLRSAFDDNLTNYKRDIPQLFLTNAFCILSNARETRVGSFTAGWEHFFNWLRVANEKEPVDREKIRHQGTSLETAATGLCNPANLLDFIENFMIYYKGTQKIIAMNHQFMGVNNAFAVFRDKARQTGKLGVFWHTQGSGKSFSMIFYVRKILRKLTGNFTFVVITDRDDLDGQIYRNFLNTGTVKEHEAAQPKNSLEMRKFLSRNKRIVFTLIQKFRYDKGREYPVLSDRSDIIVIVDEAHRTQYKTLAENMRKGLPNAQFLAFTGTPLLGRDRKTNEWFGDYVSEFNFQQSMDEGATVPLFYQKRVPDVLIQNEDLSEEFYEILEDENLDEISQAKLEKKFAKEIEVIKRDDRLDTIARDIVYHFPRRGYLGKGMVISVDKFTTVRMYDKVTHYWKDQIKALLGRIKKSGNDIEKNRLKKIVETMRRVEMAVVVSAEAGEDEKFNAQGLTIKPHRIRMDQVDKHGHDLEYNFKDPEHPLQLVFVCAMWLTGFDAPTLSSLYLDKPQKDHTLMQTIARANRVTSFKINDVAKRNGEIIDYYNVFRNMKKALKDYAQGADDTTIPPVRDKAALFDMLDKAVAQGLAFCQEQEMDLGSILEKQNVFKNIGLFNDYADILLGNETWRKSFNVYENTISSLYEACKPEVLGQDTGKMVAVFQYLRGVMDSIVDARDIDAVTVRISELLDESVVVDKPDDFIAAQGKPSFQIVQTGKTWDLGKIDYEKLKADFKANPYKNIEIADLRAFIGKKIHQMLSQNMTRTDFAQKLQEIIDDYNAGNTSNENYYDDLVNLARDLKDEDERHLREGLTQDELELYDLLKKPKMTQKEKKKVKLAAKYLLKRLLEEHPRVLVQDWHKDSRTQIIVRSAVEQVLDEQLPDTYDRLLFKEKCDNVFDLMLQHAVSGRKWAA; the protein is encoded by the coding sequence ATGGCCAATTACATCTCAGAAGATCAGATCGAGCAAGCCGTCCTTGAACTGCTGCACCGGCGGTTTGGTTTTGAGTTGTTAAACTGCTGTACCGGTGACCCGGAAGATTTAAACGACCGGTCCGGGCGCAGGGACAAGCGGGATGTGATCTTTGAAGACCGTCTCAGGGAGGCGGCTCTCCGGCTTAACCCCGGCATCCCGGCAGCGGTTGTTGACCAGGCCTTAAGCCGTTTGACCGACAAGCGCCAGGCCATGTCGCCCATGGGAGCCAACCGGGAGATCGACGCCCTGGTCCGGGACGGCATCCCCGTGGAGTTTGATCCTGTTCAAAATTCAAAGGAGCAGGGCCGAAAGGAGCAGGCAAGGCTTCGGGTAATCGATTTCAACCGGCCGGAGCAGAACCGGTTCCTGGCAGTATCCCAGCTCTGGATCAGGGGCGACGTCTATTTCAGGCGGCCGGATATCCTGCTTTATGTCAACGGCCTTCCCCTGGTGTTCATTGAATTGAAAAATTCCAATGTCAAACTTCGTTCCGCCTTTGACGACAACCTCACCAACTACAAACGCGACATTCCCCAGCTCTTTTTGACCAATGCCTTTTGTATCCTGTCCAATGCCCGGGAGACCCGGGTGGGCAGTTTCACGGCCGGGTGGGAACATTTTTTCAACTGGCTGCGGGTGGCTAACGAAAAAGAGCCCGTGGACCGGGAAAAAATCCGGCACCAGGGCACCAGCCTGGAGACCGCCGCCACAGGGCTGTGCAATCCGGCCAATCTTCTGGATTTCATTGAAAACTTTATGATCTATTACAAGGGAACCCAGAAGATCATTGCCATGAACCACCAGTTCATGGGGGTCAACAATGCCTTTGCCGTGTTCCGGGACAAGGCGAGGCAAACGGGCAAGCTCGGGGTGTTTTGGCATACCCAGGGATCGGGGAAAAGCTTTTCCATGATCTTTTACGTGCGCAAAATTCTGCGCAAGCTTACCGGCAACTTCACCTTTGTGGTGATCACGGACCGGGACGATCTGGACGGCCAGATCTACCGCAATTTTCTCAACACCGGCACCGTGAAAGAGCACGAGGCGGCCCAGCCCAAAAACAGCCTGGAGATGCGTAAATTCCTAAGCCGGAACAAGCGTATCGTTTTCACCCTGATCCAGAAATTCCGCTATGACAAGGGCCGGGAATATCCCGTGCTGTCGGACCGATCGGACATCATCGTCATCGTGGACGAGGCCCACCGCACCCAGTATAAAACCCTTGCGGAGAATATGCGCAAAGGACTGCCCAACGCCCAGTTTCTGGCCTTTACCGGCACCCCGCTTTTAGGAAGGGACCGGAAAACCAATGAATGGTTCGGCGATTATGTCAGCGAGTTCAACTTCCAGCAGTCCATGGACGAAGGGGCCACCGTGCCGCTGTTTTACCAGAAACGGGTCCCCGATGTTCTGATCCAGAACGAGGATTTAAGCGAAGAATTTTATGAAATCCTGGAAGATGAAAACTTAGATGAGATCAGCCAGGCCAAGCTGGAAAAAAAGTTCGCCAAAGAGATTGAGGTCATCAAACGGGACGACCGGCTGGACACCATTGCCAGGGATATTGTGTATCATTTCCCCAGACGGGGGTATCTGGGCAAGGGCATGGTGATCTCGGTGGATAAATTTACCACCGTGCGCATGTACGACAAGGTGACCCACTATTGGAAAGACCAGATCAAAGCCCTGCTGGGCCGCATCAAAAAGTCCGGTAATGATATCGAGAAAAATCGTCTTAAAAAAATTGTGGAGACCATGCGCCGGGTGGAGATGGCCGTGGTTGTCAGCGCCGAAGCCGGTGAAGATGAGAAATTCAACGCCCAGGGACTGACCATCAAGCCCCACCGCATTCGCATGGACCAGGTGGACAAACACGGCCACGACCTGGAGTACAACTTCAAAGATCCCGAACACCCTCTGCAGCTTGTGTTTGTCTGCGCCATGTGGCTCACCGGGTTTGACGCCCCGACCCTGTCCTCCCTCTACCTGGACAAACCCCAGAAAGACCACACCCTGATGCAGACCATTGCCCGGGCCAACCGGGTGACTTCCTTTAAAATCAACGACGTGGCCAAGCGAAACGGTGAAATCATTGATTATTACAATGTGTTCCGCAACATGAAAAAGGCTTTGAAAGATTATGCCCAGGGCGCGGATGACACAACAATCCCGCCGGTACGGGACAAGGCCGCCCTGTTTGATATGCTGGACAAGGCCGTTGCCCAGGGGCTTGCCTTTTGTCAGGAACAGGAAATGGATCTTGGGTCCATACTTGAAAAACAAAATGTATTTAAAAATATCGGCCTGTTCAACGATTATGCCGATATCCTGCTGGGCAATGAAACATGGCGCAAATCATTTAATGTATATGAAAATACCATCTCTTCGCTGTACGAAGCCTGCAAACCCGAGGTGCTCGGGCAGGATACCGGTAAAATGGTGGCGGTGTTTCAATACCTGCGCGGTGTGATGGACAGCATCGTCGATGCCCGGGATATTGATGCCGTAACGGTTCGCATTTCTGAATTACTCGATGAAAGTGTGGTGGTGGACAAGCCCGATGATTTCATCGCAGCCCAGGGCAAACCCTCTTTTCAGATTGTCCAGACCGGGAAAACCTGGGATCTTGGCAAAATTGATTATGAAAAACTCAAAGCCGATTTTAAAGCCAATCCCTATAAAAATATTGAAATAGCTGATCTGCGCGCGTTCATTGGAAAGAAAATCCACCAGATGCTTTCCCAGAATATGACACGAACCGATTTTGCCCAGAAGCTCCAGGAAATCATTGATGATTATAATGCGGGCAACACATCCAACGAAAATTATTATGATGACCTGGTGAACCTGGCCCGGGACCTGAAAGACGAAGACGAACGGCATCTCCGGGAAGGCCTGACCCAGGACGAGCTGGAGTTGTATGACCTGTTGAAAAAACCGAAAATGACCCAGAAGGAAAAGAAAAAGGTCAAGCTGGCGGCAAAATATTTGTTGAAAAGGCTTTTGGAAGAGCATCCCCGGGTGCTGGTCCAGGACTGGCATAAGGATTCCCGCACACAGATCATTGTCCGTTCTGCCGTTGAACAGGTTTTGGACGAACAATTGCCGGACACTTACGACAGGTTATTATTCAAGGAAAAATGTGACAACGTGTTTGATCTGATGCTCCAGCATGCTGTCAGCGGCCGTAAGTGGGCGGCTTAA
- a CDS encoding ABC transporter substrate-binding protein: MNEKFKNRTAIKAGLMVLSVILFFAAAPAWAGDTLNYRLKWLFNTSVAGDIIADTGGFFKKAGLDVSVNEGGAGKNAIKELELGYADFGTASADQVIRALEKGADVVVLAQLFQVNPMQWIYRTDQPEIKTLADLKGRHIGVTFGGNDETIINTLLAKAGLTPRDVRISSVRFDFTPFLKKEVDVWPVYRNSQGVVLEDRLAAEGESVKFFNPADYGVSFVANSVVTSGTMVKKHPDTVKAFITALLSAWEFAMDPANEAQVLAQIKKKDKGTQDDIRQKQLAATRPLIKPDSRTKIGAIDTKAWQQTESIMVKEKQIMAPVGVINCLVGPQK, from the coding sequence ATGAATGAAAAATTTAAAAACCGCACCGCGATCAAAGCAGGACTCATGGTCCTGTCCGTGATACTTTTCTTTGCAGCCGCACCCGCTTGGGCCGGCGACACGCTTAATTACCGTCTCAAATGGCTGTTCAACACCTCTGTGGCCGGTGACATCATTGCCGATACCGGCGGATTTTTTAAAAAAGCAGGGCTGGATGTTTCCGTAAACGAAGGCGGGGCCGGGAAAAATGCCATCAAGGAGCTTGAACTGGGTTATGCAGATTTTGGCACGGCCTCTGCCGACCAGGTCATCCGGGCCCTGGAAAAAGGTGCGGACGTGGTGGTTCTGGCCCAGCTGTTCCAGGTCAACCCCATGCAGTGGATCTACCGCACGGACCAGCCTGAAATCAAGACCCTTGCCGATTTGAAGGGACGGCATATCGGGGTCACCTTTGGCGGGAATGACGAAACCATCATAAACACCCTTTTAGCCAAAGCAGGCCTTACCCCAAGAGATGTCCGCATCTCAAGCGTCAGGTTTGATTTCACCCCGTTTCTTAAAAAAGAAGTTGATGTGTGGCCGGTATACCGCAACTCCCAGGGAGTTGTCCTGGAAGACCGGCTGGCCGCCGAAGGTGAATCGGTGAAATTTTTTAACCCCGCGGACTACGGTGTCTCCTTTGTGGCCAACTCGGTTGTGACCTCCGGTACCATGGTGAAAAAACACCCGGATACGGTAAAAGCTTTTATAACGGCCCTGCTGTCGGCCTGGGAATTTGCCATGGATCCGGCCAATGAAGCCCAAGTATTGGCCCAGATCAAAAAAAAGGATAAAGGCACACAGGATGATATCCGCCAAAAACAGCTTGCAGCCACCCGGCCTTTGATCAAACCCGACAGCCGGACAAAAATCGGTGCAATAGATACCAAGGCATGGCAGCAGACCGAAAGCATCATGGTCAAGGAAAAACAGATCATGGCCCCGGTGGGGGTAATCAATTGCCTGGTCGGGCCCCAGAAATAG
- a CDS encoding ABC transporter ATP-binding protein, whose protein sequence is MALVKHPFNVAFSGQTRYGLASLNNPLEKDMRFECRGLTFTYPQTDKPVLENLNFSMAAPGFNAVFGPSGVGKTSFARILAGGTSGPGGNALIYEDIATILYSYNQERLPGWSCTGHHLEKVCPKGKSDLKKELVKIFKVDTLLGSRFSQLSMGQQNRMNLIRYLIQDFDLLILDESLANVDEALRETIVLAIKEMFPAKLFLYISHNLMEVAKFCKDILVLTHPGKNRGAVVVQGQNYETGYTSDPRTIDRSMLEIMNAV, encoded by the coding sequence ATGGCTCTTGTAAAACACCCCTTTAACGTTGCTTTTTCAGGCCAGACCCGGTATGGATTAGCCAGTTTAAACAATCCATTGGAGAAGGATATGCGTTTTGAGTGCAGGGGCCTCACCTTCACCTACCCGCAAACTGACAAACCAGTTCTGGAAAATCTGAATTTTTCCATGGCCGCACCCGGATTTAACGCTGTTTTCGGGCCATCAGGGGTGGGCAAAACCTCCTTTGCCAGAATCCTTGCCGGCGGTACCAGCGGCCCCGGGGGCAATGCTTTGATTTATGAAGATATTGCCACTATTTTGTATTCTTACAACCAGGAGCGCCTGCCCGGCTGGTCCTGCACCGGCCACCACCTTGAAAAGGTGTGCCCCAAGGGAAAATCAGATCTTAAGAAGGAACTTGTCAAAATCTTTAAAGTGGACACCCTTCTTGGATCACGATTCTCCCAGTTGTCCATGGGCCAGCAAAACCGGATGAACCTGATCCGCTACCTTATCCAGGACTTTGATCTGCTCATACTGGACGAAAGCCTTGCCAATGTAGATGAAGCCCTGCGGGAAACCATTGTTCTGGCCATAAAAGAGATGTTTCCGGCCAAACTGTTTCTTTATATCTCCCACAATCTGATGGAAGTGGCAAAATTCTGCAAGGACATCCTGGTGTTAACCCATCCGGGGAAAAACAGAGGTGCCGTTGTGGTGCAGGGCCAAAACTATGAAACAGGATATACGTCAGATCCCCGGACCATTGACCGGTCCATGCTGGAGATTATGAATGCTGTTTAG
- a CDS encoding dockerin type I domain-containing protein, whose translation MKISNKALFFLSMILLFPAYASAGVSVYAEGAYTDENLVVYIYADISDDPLLSYGVKLVYPPADFGSPVVVKNTTAWYFGDPDNPYPAPNAEPDVSTAGEVIIVGGKLDSTDPLEGVSGDRVFLAKVTFTRLTNNAPGAELYLGKGTPYANFVQVDGTNLDTTLAGQDKSEPIGQVTIFKLGDANGDGYITSSDMFTVRGTILTGLYKCYMDCNQDGYITSSDMFCIKGKI comes from the coding sequence ATGAAAATCTCAAATAAAGCGTTATTCTTTTTGTCCATGATCCTTCTTTTTCCAGCCTATGCTTCAGCTGGCGTCTCAGTCTATGCCGAAGGTGCATATACTGACGAGAACCTTGTGGTTTACATTTATGCAGATATTAGTGATGACCCGCTGCTGAGCTACGGTGTCAAACTGGTATACCCCCCGGCGGATTTTGGGTCCCCGGTGGTGGTTAAAAACACAACGGCCTGGTATTTTGGCGATCCCGACAATCCTTATCCCGCACCAAACGCAGAACCGGACGTAAGTACTGCCGGGGAAGTGATTATTGTGGGGGGTAAACTTGATTCAACAGACCCCCTTGAAGGGGTTTCCGGAGATCGGGTTTTTCTTGCGAAAGTCACCTTTACCCGTTTGACAAACAATGCCCCCGGCGCAGAACTCTACCTGGGAAAAGGCACTCCCTATGCCAATTTTGTCCAGGTTGACGGTACGAACCTGGATACAACCCTGGCAGGACAAGATAAGAGCGAACCCATTGGTCAGGTTACGATTTTTAAACTTGGTGATGCCAATGGCGACGGATATATCACATCCTCGGACATGTTTACAGTCAGAGGAACAATTCTAACAGGACTGTATAAGTGCTACATGGATTGCAATCAGGATGGATATATCACAAGCTCGGACATGTTCTGCATAAAAGGCAAAATTTAA